One window of Prionailurus bengalensis isolate Pbe53 chromosome B1, Fcat_Pben_1.1_paternal_pri, whole genome shotgun sequence genomic DNA carries:
- the MGST2 gene encoding microsomal glutathione S-transferase 2, with the protein MAGHSILLAAVSVLSACQQSYFALHVGKARLKYKVTAPAVSGSPEFERIFRAQQNCVEFYPIFLITLWMAGWYFNQVFATCLGLVYIYARHQYFWGYSEAAKKRITGFRLSLAILALLTVLGTLGIANSFLDEYMDLNVAKKLRRF; encoded by the exons ATGGCTGGGCATTCAATCTTGCTGGCCGCTGTCTCAGTCTTGTCCGCCTGTCAACAAA GTTATTTTGCTTTGCATGTAGGAAAGGCAAGATTAAAATACAAAGTTACAGCTCCAGCAGTCTCTGGGTCACCAGAGTTTGAGAGAATATTTCGTGCACA ACAAAACTGTGTGGAGTTTTACCCCATATTTCTGATTACATTGTGGATGGCTGGATGGTATTTCAATCAAG tttttGCTACCTGTCTGGGTCTTGTGTACATATATGCCCGTCACCAGTATTTCTGGGGATATTCAGAAGCAGCTAAAAAAAG GATCACCGGGTTCCGGCTGAGTCTGGCGATTCTGGCCTTGCTGACAGTCCTGGGCACCCTGGGGATTGCAAACAGCTTTCTGGATGAATACATGGACCTCAATGTCGCCAAGAAACTGAGACGCTTCTAA